Part of the Motacilla alba alba isolate MOTALB_02 chromosome 20, Motacilla_alba_V1.0_pri, whole genome shotgun sequence genome, TGTGCCatgggaaggaggaggacactgccagggctgtcTGCTTTGTGTGCAGCAGTTCAAGGGCCAGCTGACCCCTTTGCAGTGCAGACAGCAGAACAGCAGTGCTCCTCCCCAGCTTGGAAGTCCCAACAGGAGTTTTGCTACAGTTGGCTTTACAATTGAGATATTCAATACATTTGACCCAGATCCTCTGGCGGTTTAAACCCCACATGCTCCATTGGAGTTACCAGTGATTACTTCCACGAGTGGAGAACGTGGTCCTGGCTTGTCACAGACACAGAATAAAGCTACAGTAGccctttctttaaataaaattaaataactgcACGTGGCACCAGCGCACAACTTTAAATGTGCTTCTGCTGTTAAGAAAATAGCAAAGCACACCGTGGTTACttaaattatttatcttcaactaaaaaaagaataaaaatttaaaatattactgttgATTTAAAAACCCCTTGGGAAACTGCATAATGTCTTCTTGTGGTATTTCTGAGGCTGAAAAAAGTCACTTGCATGTGGACAGCACTATATATCCTCTTCAGCTGGCAGTGAAGGCTTGTGCTCCTGGAGGTCACTGGTGCCATTTTCAGATGCATCCAAGCTGCCTGGAGCTGACTCTGGAGGTGGGGGTTTGTAGAGTAAACAGGCCACTACAAAGAAGGTTGTCCCAAGGACCTGCAGCCATGGAGACACCCCGTTACTGTCTGCTCTCCCCCAAACCAGGAGCCCACCTCACATCTGCCAGGAGCTTTGCTGACCAAACtctggggaggaggagatgtTGGCcagcctgggaagcagagcagcatACAGAGCCAGAGGGGGTAAAATCTGAATTTAGCCAGCCCCATAGCAATGGGAATTTGGAAAAGTTCAGCCCCACACAGACACCTGGAGCACATTGCTGCATGAGCCAACACTGCCTCAGCTTTTTGCTGGAAGGCTTTTGAAAACCTCTTTATCACAGCAGCTGCTAAACACTACTATCTAGGGCAAGGGCTTGTTTGGGAGCAGTTAAAATGATGGTTTTCTGCTAATAAATAAAGCCCACAGCTCTAAGCTCTCTTATTTTCTAGCAGTGACTGGGGAATGGTTATTTACAGCCTGCCCACAATGCCATCCCTCACTCTCACTAATACACCACACTTGgatattttacttcatttctaGCAAAAATCACTTTGTTTGCTGTTGGAAGGAGGTATTTTATACAGTGCAATAGAAGCTGTAATCCTAGAAAATAATGGGAATTTAACAGCATGATGGTGTCTGGAGCACTACTACCTGATGAGAAACTATCAGGGCTTTTGCCTTCCCTGAGAAATTTCTTTCTGGGGGTGGGCCAGATCTGGGCAACCCAATTTTGTAAAATTCTTTCCCAGAGCAAAACATTATGTCCTAAAAACCTGTCTGCTTTATCAGAAGTAGAGATaggcagcagcatcaccttGTAGACCAGTCCAGCGACGAGGGTGTATCGGCTCATGGCTGAGTTCTGGTAAATGTAGCAggagccctgctctccacaCTGGTcctgccagagcaggcaggactTATCAATCATGGAGCCAAAGGCAATGGGACCGGGGATGCCTCCTGTGGGCAGAGAGAGGGCACCTTCAGTTTGGGCAGCACCTTGCAGAAAagcaccaggctctgctgaTACCATGATTAAGAGAACTCATCCTGCAGCATCCAGAGCCACCAGGTATCAAAAATATGCTGGATTGCAAGATCTGAGAGTCCAGCAGGTCTTTTGGCCATCCTGACTTACATATTGCACAAGAGCCAAAAGACACACAGGAGCTTCAACATCTCTGCTCCTTGTCCTTAGAATTAGTGCACATTGGCAGGACATCGAACCTCTGTCACCTGTGACATGTTATGGAACCCTCCATTCAGTTTGCAAATCACATGCAAAGGGAATTCAGACTGTCCTGgaagacagcaaaagaaaaagagcatcCTCCTTTTCATCAGGGTGTGTCCAACTCCCTTTTTTTCCAACCCAGTTTTATTCCTGGGCGATAGTTTGGCACACACCTCCCAGAACCACCAGACCTTTTTGGTGTGCaaattccctctgctccatACCTAAGGTTCGTACCACAATCCACTGGATCCCGAGTGCAAAGGACCTTTGTCTGTCAGAGACacacctggggaaaaaaagggctttgtttaaaaatgctgcCAGGCTGCATCACCTCCCTGCTTCACAACTCCAGCTCCTTGAGTCCAGCACGCCTGGAGGTTTAGGATCACCCCAGTGCAGTGTCCCTCCACCCCTGCTGTAAATGTGTGTATCCCATATCAGAGGACAAAGCTCCCAAtgctgaaatttcctttcccagcCAGAGTGGGACATGAATTAGTCCTGATGTCTCCAGGCTGCCACTAACTCAGTGGTCCCCATCACACCTTTCCCATGCTCGATCCAGCAGGATAAAGCAGAGAGGAGGGCATTGAGGCTtcttgcagtgctggcagaggaTGAGGCCATCCCTGCTTACCTCAGAGTGGCAGTCAGGGCAGGAATGCTGCTCAGGAAGGTGAAGAGGATGACCACGAACATGAAGCACAGGAGCAAGGGCTTTTTGGCACACAAGGAGGTGcatttccctgcctctgctttgCCAGAGTCAGGCAGGAGGGCTTTGTCAACACAGCTGCACTCTTGGTAGACCTGGGAAAGAAAGGCTGGTGGGGATTCTGCCGAGGAGAGTGTGGTGACAgtcaaagctttaaaaataagaaattcagGGAGGGCAGAAAGCAGCTGGTTAGACTCCCAGAATGAAGTAGAAACCAAGCTGCATTTTTGACACACCTCTGTTTCCAAACAGGTCAATCAAGCAAGGGAAATTAACTCTGCCAGGCAGCTGAGTATCACCTCTACCCTTCCTAAGCCTTTGCCTGACTCCATGAGCAAGATGCTGGAAGGATGAGGAGCTGCATCATGTTCATTCAAGACCCAAAGGGAGCACTAGGACAAAATCAGGTGCTCACcaagctccctgcctgcctgggtgATTTTCCACAGATTTCAGCAGAGTTTGACCCAGAATGAAGCAAAGATGATTGGACACAACGAGAGAAGCAAAGCAGGGTGACCTCAGAGTACCTCCTGCCTTCATCTCACGTGGTACCTGAGAGCatccaccctgccctgcctgatTTTACACTGATTTGCAGCAAAGCTCAAACCTTTTGCAGAGCCAGAGATGTGCCACCACCCTGTTCATGCACAGTGCTTCCAGACCTACCTTCTTGCCATTCCTGGGGTTTACAGACACGCTTCTGCAGCCAGCGTGGCAGGGGGAGTAGTACATGATGCCATCAGTGCCACAGACAGGGCTGTAGGTGTCCTGCAAACAGCCACACTGGGCATTGCAGGCTGCTGTCAGGTTGAGGTGCCCACCTGGCAAAGCACTGAGGGAAACACAGGAGCAGTCAGTGAGCAACACTTTACAGGAGGAaatggggagaggaaggaacagTGGGAGTTGTGATGGATTCCCAAGGAGCATAAAGCCAGGTTTGGAAAGGCTTTCATGCCACCAAATTTTAACCATGACCTGGAGCTGTTTCACCCACAGCCACCCAAGGGAGTTTAAGTGACCAGCTCTTAGGGTGACACTTCCATTCAGAGGAGGAGGTTCCCACTTTTAGTCCAGTTTATCCCACTGGATAGAGATGGGGGctgctgcaaaggcagctgAAGAGTGGAGTATCTGCCACTCTGCTGCTgatcttccctcccttcctaACTAGGGAGCCTCTTCCATAAACTCCATCTCAGTGCAAAACTCAGGACATCTATTTTCTGTGTCTCACCCTCTGCCTGTAGGGCTGACCAGACACCAACTTTCATCCCCAACACATCCACACAtgactgccagcagcactgtggatCTGAGTcactctgctctgagcagagcccctcaggacacacagacagggTGGTGGTTTTTACCTTCCGTCGTACATCTGGGTTactcctgccatgggcatgTTAGGGCAGTggataaaaaaaatgaatatggCCAGCAGACTCGACACTGTGCAAAGCAAACACAACTTGATGATTCCTGAGCAGCGCAGTTTAAATTTATTCACGAGGAATCCTCCCAGGAATGTGCCTCCCCCTCCGGCTGGCACGACCAGATAAcctgaaaaagaagaggaaaaaacccacaagtgAGTTTAGAAATGTCAGCAAGGAGTTTTCAGGTTTGAATACATTAATTGCAACGTATTTTGCATGTAAATGACTCCTTGCTTTCTGTGTAGCTTCTTGGTGGGAGTTCAGTGGATGTTGCTGTAGTGGGTGGTCCTGTGTAACAGCTCAGGTAATTTGGCATGAGCCTGTTAAGGCAGCTTTTCCTACCTAGAGATCTTCAAATTGACTCTTTGAGGAGCACATCATGAGTGCTGATGCTTGCTGGACACCATTCCTTGGTCTATGTTACAGCACTTAGGTGAGGATCTCCCAGTTTCTGGATGCTGACAAAATATCCCCCCGCAGCTCTGACATCCCTCCTCAGAGGAAACATTTAGCCAGTGTTTCCTGGCGATGCACTAGGAGGAATTACAATTATTTTGCCTTCCTCTAGAGGGTAACAGATGGCTACAGAAGTGACACATTTCCTCCTGATGTCAGTAGAtgcagctctggaaatgcaCTGGGTGTAGGTGTGCTGATAGGAAACGATCCCATCCAACAGCTGAAGGGGATAACCAGCCCATATTTAAACTGCAAAGCAGCTGTCTCCATTCTAAATGAGCTAAAAGTGCTCTTCTATTTGCTGGCAAAATGGGAAAACATTGcaaaaacatgttttccttACCAAAAAAGGTGGCAGCTTCAGAGGCACTTAAGCTAAACTGAGACTCCAGGAATTTGGGTCCAAAGGTGGACATCCCAGCAATCAGGGTCGCTTCGGTTGCTCCTGCTAagcagaggaagatgaaggtgGAGTTCTTCAGAAGTAGCAGCACTGACCTGGGAAGGACAAATATACTGGAATTGAATCACTGATTTCAGgcacattttgatttttcaggtCTTCCAAGTCAGAGGGATCACGTGTAAGATGAGGCAGCATCCCATTGTCCTGCAACTCTTTGAAAGGAAAGACACCAAAAAGAAAGCTCATTGGGGTTTGAAGGAGCTTTTCCAGCCAGTGAACAGAGTGTATGTGTGTGATGTAACTCACACTAAGGGCACCCACAACTTCTACATGGAtgatttcagcaggaaatttCCAACATTTAGGGTCAGGCTGAGTACTTTGTCTGTTTAAATGGGGCAATACTGAGAGGACATTCCTCCTCACCAAATCTCCATCATTTCAAGGTTTTATTAGTGCCTGTTGGCAGATATCTTGGGACTCCTGACTCAACCAAGAGCAAATTTGTGCTACATCCTCACATACACATGCTACTTGTGCACCCACACTCTCAGAACAATAACAGCCTCTGATAACCAGAGATGTTTTGTAACTCAGGGGAAATACCAGGCAAGCCTTTCTATATGGAGGAAACACCTCCAAGATACctgaagaacagaaagcaaTCTTTCTGCCATGATCTAAGCCCAGTTTTACTTGAAGCTTAACGTATAAATTGAGTAACTCCATTTTATTTTGACCCACTGGGATTTCGGAGAGAGCCACAGATATGCCTCAGAAATTGCCATTTGTCATTTATATGCAGATCCAGCAACAATTCCATCCCTGAGATGCAGAAAGGCCCTGAGGCACAGGGAATGGTCTCAATTATCTCTCACTATCTCGGATATTGGACTAAGAGGACTGACATTGTTTTGCAGGAGATGTTTTGTAACCAGCTTCAAATTCTGCCCCATGACTTCCCCCTGGCCAAGCCCAGGCCAGTGCCATGGGTGATCCCATTTCTGGGATGGGCATAAATCCTCCAAGAGTGATGCCATGGGATGCTCACAGAGCAGAAAGGCACAGTCACCACCTCCTGCTCTGGTGGAAATGTGAGATCAGAGAAAACCTGCCTTGGTACAAGCAAGGGAGAGACATGTTGAGGCTCAGAGTCAGATTTATGCAACTTTACTCACATGGAGAATTTCATTACATCAAAAGAacaaagaagctgaaaaacagaaataccaCACATTCCTACACTTTGATTACAGGGGGCTTTACACTGCCTAGCTCTTGGGATTAGTTTAATgtactattttattttccagacttTTTTGACTGTGCTTAATTTAGAAGCACAAAGCCTAACATTTTAGTGAGAAAATGCTTGTAGATCTTGTGGCTGAGGCAGAAAACAGACTGTACCTTCACCTTTTTACAGAGATGAGTAAAAGAGAGTGTTCCCTGGCACTAGTGTGACTTTCTGCCCACTGCCCAGAAGTTGCAGGCTGGACTTGCAAGTAGGAAAATGCAAAGGAGCTCCTTTCAGCACTAAGAATAAGGATTTACTCAATTTAATGTGTCTGAAGACAGAAGATGTAGTTGTGAGGAGCTGTGGCACATAAAACCTTACCAAAGACAGCACAAACCTTTTTATTACATCAGCAGGActttaaacacatccagaaatCACCTAACTCTTGAATAGCCTTGGCAGTGCTCAGTTCTTGCAGCCAAAGGGATTTCAGGAGGCCCAGCATTGCAGAGAAGAATCCCCCCAGCTCAAAAAGCTGAGCCTCCAAGGCTTTACTGATATGGGCACATACAGGAGTTCTTTCTCACATAATGCTTCTCTGAGTAGGGTGGGACCATCTGCATGATCAGAGCCTGCTCCTCTGAGCATGGCATGTCCAGAACACACCAGGTAAATGGATATTTATCCAATTTTACAGCATGTGAATGGGGGCTTTTCCAGCAAAAGATGACACCCACTGTCAccaagggaacagagggcaccACATGCATATCACAAACATAAACCAACCTCCCTCTGCTCCATTTCATGgtttttctgcagcttcccCACATTGTAAAGTCCCACCCTGCACCTAATCCAGGAGTGAGCAGTGAAATACTGACCACAGCTCCTCGTGCTGAAGATCAGGGCTTTCCAGGCCAGGCAGTGATCCTTACAAACTCcaccctgcagcctgcagggacaaaGCCTCCTCTTGGTACAGCTCTACATGCCCTCCCTTTCAATCCCTCTGCTCTGACAGGAGGGGTTACTCCATGAGAGCAATCATatggaagcagagaaaggaaaatgctgttttatcAGGCCTTTTCAACCCAAGAGTTAATACAGAAGTGTCTCCAGGGCAGAGGATTAGGCTGTATGGGCTGCATTCCTGTAAGCTCTCAGACAGCACTGTGAATGCAGCAACTCATGAGCCTCACTGAGAAAGGACCTGATGGCATGgaacagtattttatttaatcagTATTTCTGCTTATCTTTGTGACTGTTACTGCCTGTACTGTGAGAAAATGTGCGGCACACAGTCCCTAACCAACACAAAAGGAACAGGGAGTGTCCTTTGGCCTCACCCTCCAGGCTGGTCCATGTGTCCCCACGAGCTGCCTGCACAGATGGGATCTCCTCTTTAATGCAAGTTTCCAGAGCAAAAAGCCTTGAAGGCACTTCCCTTTCATTAATCAAAACCAGGGACCACAAAACTCTGTTGGGTTCCTGCTTCCAAAGCACACTGAGGTCTGGGCTGGTCTGAATTGTCTGATACAAGTTCCCACCTTTGGGGATTTATTATTCAGAAACAAGGTGTGAAAGATGCTCCTGGAGGAGGATTGTCTCTGTTCCTGCTGTCAGACAGCAGAAACAGCGGGAGCTTTGTTCCAGACAAGCAAGGAAAGCATCAACCACTGAATTtcatccctctctgctgccttgttTGTGTTGGTTTTAGTCACAGACTTATCGTTATTTAAATGCAGGTTTTGAATTCAATTTCCGTGAGCAGAACAAGCCATGACCTCGGAAAATGGCACCCAGTCAAGAATGCCATTTAATAACAGCATTGAAGTCTGTTCAATGTAATATTCTTCATACAACTGCCTTAACCCCTGGTAAACTTCCTACAAAGTCTCCAAGCATTTCAGACGGGTGTGAGTCGTTGTGTTGACACAACACAGCTCGACTGGTGCTGAAAATTCCTGTTCTGAGCACCTGTTCTGCTTCCAtcctcctctgccagcacaaCAAAGACCACAACTAGTGCTCAGAAGTgattgctggcagcagcctggggttTAGCAACATCTTTTCAGGGTGCAGCTATCACACATGGATGAAATCTCCTCCCTAAAAACAGTCCTGggagaaataattaaaaaaaaaaaaaaaggaagatctCAACGGTGACAGATCCCCTTATTGACTGCAAGTTCCAAAAGGAATCAATATCCAGGTATCTCTGCACCATCCAGAGCCTCCATGCCAGCTAACACcctgcaataaataaaatagcacctttccctctgccctccaTTTCAATACAACtcaacacaacagaaaaaaaatcataaaatatttcaaaaatccATAACAAAGATATGTTGTTAAAAgatcacattttattttggctCCTGCTTTGTTCTCatcacagagctgagcagcagctcaagATTAAGCAAGTTGCTGCGTCACTGCCTTGCTGGAGAGATAAGAAGTAGTAATATATAAAAGGTGGCTGGAAGATgtgaaggcaaaagaaaaaaaaaggaaaccaagaataaaagagaaaaggaactGAAAGTTACAGTGTGGTATATTTTGTTCCCTGGCTTTGGAATGGAGCTGTGAGAATCACAGGGCCTGTTTCATCttgtttctcattaaaaaatgacaaaacaggGATCTAACCCAAGTAAAAATAGAGGAAAGGAATAAAGCCccgaggggctggggaggaggagctgctggaaacacGCAACTGGGCCAGGTGAGGCCAGGCAGAAGCAGACAGGCAGAAATaatgctgctggggagagggagggagctggcAATGCCTGGGCATCTCCCATCACCTAAAGCTTGGCATCAAGCCACTCTCAGTGAAACTCAGTGTgtggcacagcactgcaggtggaCACGAGCTTCTGAAAACCCAGATGGGACCAGCCACTTGTCCCCTGCTCCCCCATGTGATGCCCAGCACCAGTTGTAGCTCAGCCTCTTTGCCAAGAG contains:
- the SLCO4A1 gene encoding solute carrier organic anion transporter family member 4A1 isoform X2; the protein is MTVNGFINTVITSIERRFDLRSYQSGLIASSYDIAACVCLTFVSYFGGNGHKPRWLGWGMLLMGLGSLLFALPHFTTGRYEARSAAQVGVCGGNQSLPCSQAASSLSGYRFVFMLGQFLHGMGATPLYTLGVTYLDENVKTNYSPVYIAVFYTAAILGPAAGYLVGGMFLNIYTEIGRETDMAPENMLWVGAWWIGFLGAGAASLLISIPILGYPQRLPGSQRYIVMRVSEAHQLKDGSHKKASDPDFGKTVKDLPRSVLLLLKNSTFIFLCLAGATEATLIAGMSTFGPKFLESQFSLSASEAATFFGYLVVPAGGGGTFLGGFLVNKFKLRCSGIIKLCLLCTVSSLLAIFIFFIHCPNMPMAGVTQMYDGSALPGGHLNLTAACNAQCGCLQDTYSPVCGTDGIMYYSPCHAGCRSVSVNPRNGKKVYQECSCVDKALLPDSGKAEAGKCTSLCAKKPLLLCFMFVVILFTFLSSIPALTATLRCVSDRQRSFALGIQWIVVRTLGGIPGPIAFGSMIDKSCLLWQDQCGEQGSCYIYQNSAMSRYTLVAGLVYKVLGTTFFVVACLLYKPPPPESAPGSLDASENGTSDLQEHKPSLPAEEDI